The sequence below is a genomic window from candidate division WOR-3 bacterium.
CCGGCGTGAATGGGTCGAACAGTTCATGTCAATACTACCCTGCCCGGCCTGCAATGGTACGCGGCTCAAACCCGAAGCCCTGGCCGTCCGTATCGCCGGCCGCAACATCGCTCAGGTCGCCTCGATGTCGGTCAAACAGGCGCATGAATACTTCAGTGGCGGGCTGGAACTGAATGACAAGGAAAAAACCATTGCCCGAGAAGTAATCAGAGAACTCGTCAGGCGACTCGGATTCCTCGATACTGTTGGCCTAGGCTACCTCACCCTCGACCGGGCATCAGAAACTCTCGGCGGTGGCGAAGCCCAACGGGTTCGGCTTGCGACCCAGATTGGCTCCGGCCTTGTTGGGGTCTGTTACATTCTCGACGAACCATCGATCGGTCTGCACCAGCGTGACAACCGCCGATTGCTTGCCACACTTGAACGCCTACGCGACTTGGGTAATACCGTGATTGTGGTTGAACATGACGAGGAGACCATCCGTTCTGCCGACTATGTCATTGACCTGGGTCCAGGTGCGGGCGAAAACGGCGGCCGTGTCGTTGCTCAGGGCCGGCCCGAGGACATTGAGGACTGCCCCGAATCGTTGACCGGTGACTACCTTGCCGGTCGGAGAACCATTCCTTTACCGGCCCAGCGTCGCGCCCCCGGTCCGGCCTGGCTCGAAGTCAGCGGCTGCCGGGAAAACAATCTCAAGAACATCACCGTCCGTTTCCCACTTGGATTGTTTGTCTGTGTCACCGGCGTATCCGGCTCAGGCAAGAGCACACTAGTGGCGGACGTCCTGTACCGGGCCCTGGCTCGACATTTCTACGGTGCGCGCAACAAACCCGGTGCCCACGATCACATTACCGGGCTGGAACATATTGACAAGGTGGTCAGTATTGACCAGTCGCCGATTGGTCGCACGCCCCGCTCCAATGCTGCCACCTATACCGGCGCATTCTCACCGATTCGTGATGTCTTCGCCCGGACCAAGGAGGCAAGGATGCGTGGCTACAAGCCTGGCCGGTTCTCGTTCAATGTCCGCGGCGGCCGGTGCGAAGCATGCGGTGGTGACGGTATTATCAAGGTCGAAATGCACTTTCTACCCGACGTCTATGTCACCTGCGATGTGTGCAAGGGCAGACGGTATAACCGCGAAACCCTCGAAGTCCGCTACAAGGGCAAGAATATCAGCGAGGTCCTAGGAATGAGCGTTGACGAAGCAGTGGATTTCTTTGCGAACGTCCCTTTCATCACCCGCAAGCTCAAACTTCTGGCTGACGTCGGGCTGGGCTACATCAAACTCGGGCAGCCCGCACCAACCCTGTCCGGTGGCGAGGCCCAGCGTATCAAGCTGGCAAGGGAGCTATCCAAGATAGCCACTGGCCGCACACTCTACCTCCTCGACGAACCCACCACCGGCCTGCACTTCGAAGACGTCCGGCTGCTTCTCGGCGTCCTCGACCGGCTCGTGGGCCGGGGGAACACCGTAATCGTCATCGAACACAACCTTGAAGTCGTCAAGTGTGCGGACTGGATAATTGACCTCGGACCAGAAGGCGGTGACGAGGGCGGCTTTGTGGTAGCGGCCGGCACGCCCGAACACGTTGTGCAGATTCCGGCTTCGCACACCGGCCGCTTCCTCAAGCGTCTGCTGGTCCGGTCCTGACCCGGCAACTCGGTCCGGCCAAAAGATGCGGTCAAGTCGTGCAGCGTGTCTTACCCAAGCTCTGGTTTGACTTTCCCCGATAGCCAAATCCGAAAGTCTGACCTCGTCCGCCGCGACTGCCACTGTCATCTGCCAAAACAAGCAAGGTTACGACCCGGCCGCCGTCGCTTACCTGCCCTGACTGAACAAAGCAAGGTGGTCTGCCCGACACGACGATTTTCCATTCGGGGTATGACA
It includes:
- the uvrA gene encoding excinuclease ABC subunit UvrA: ACHGLGTQMEVDPDRLIADPSLSILDGALAPWGEARERGEWLNAKLRALASKYKFKLTTPWKDLPARIRKIILEGSDETMTIRYQGEEHDWVWDSTYEGIAPYLMRIHHETESDYRREWVEQFMSILPCPACNGTRLKPEALAVRIAGRNIAQVASMSVKQAHEYFSGGLELNDKEKTIAREVIRELVRRLGFLDTVGLGYLTLDRASETLGGGEAQRVRLATQIGSGLVGVCYILDEPSIGLHQRDNRRLLATLERLRDLGNTVIVVEHDEETIRSADYVIDLGPGAGENGGRVVAQGRPEDIEDCPESLTGDYLAGRRTIPLPAQRRAPGPAWLEVSGCRENNLKNITVRFPLGLFVCVTGVSGSGKSTLVADVLYRALARHFYGARNKPGAHDHITGLEHIDKVVSIDQSPIGRTPRSNAATYTGAFSPIRDVFARTKEARMRGYKPGRFSFNVRGGRCEACGGDGIIKVEMHFLPDVYVTCDVCKGRRYNRETLEVRYKGKNISEVLGMSVDEAVDFFANVPFITRKLKLLADVGLGYIKLGQPAPTLSGGEAQRIKLARELSKIATGRTLYLLDEPTTGLHFEDVRLLLGVLDRLVGRGNTVIVIEHNLEVVKCADWIIDLGPEGGDEGGFVVAAGTPEHVVQIPASHTGRFLKRLLVRS